Proteins encoded together in one Mugil cephalus isolate CIBA_MC_2020 chromosome 16, CIBA_Mcephalus_1.1, whole genome shotgun sequence window:
- the hbae5 gene encoding hemoglobin, alpha embryonic 5, whose protein sequence is MSLTDKDKAAVKALWAKISKSSDAIGTDALGRMLCVYPQTKTYFAHWPEMGLGSAPVKAHAKKVMGGVAVAVSKIDSLSSSLLDLSEKHAFKMRVDPANFKILSHCIMVVIAAMFPDEFTPEAHVATDKFLTCLALALAERYR, encoded by the exons ATGAGTTTAACCGACAAAGACAAGGCTGCCGTCAAGGCCCTCTGGGCCAAAATCTCCAAGTCCTCAGATGCCATTGGTACCGATGCTCTGGGCAG GATGCTCTGCGTGTACCCGCAAACCAAAACCTACTTCGCCCACTGGCCGGAAATGGGCCTCGGCTCTGCCCCCGTGAAGGCCCACGCGAAGAAGGTGATGGGTGGAGTCGCTGTGGCCGTCTCGAAGATCGACAGCCTGAGCAGCAGCCTGCTGGATCTGAGCGAGAAGCACGCCTTCAAGATGAGAGTGGACCCGGCCAACTTCAAG ATCCTGTCCCACTGCATCATGGTGGTGATCGCCGCTATGTTCCCAGATGAGTTCACCCCGGAGGCCCACGTCGCCACGGACAAGTTCCTGACCTGCCTGGCTCTGGCTCTCGCCGAGAGATACCGTTGA
- the LOC125022822 gene encoding hemoglobin subunit beta: protein MVEWTEQERSIINGIFANLDYEDIGSKALCRCLIVYPWTQRYFGAFGNLYNAEAIKTNPMIAAHGVKILHGLDRAVKNMDDIKAVYSELSVLHSEKLHVDPDNFRLLADCLTIVIAAKMGPAFNADTQAAFQKFLAVVVSALGRQYH from the exons ATGGTTGAGTGGACCGAGCAGGAGCGCAGCATCATCAACGGCATCTTTGCCAACCTTGACTATGAAGACATCGGCTCCAAGGCTCTGTGCAG GTGCCTGATCGTTTACCCCTGGACCCAGAGGTACTTCGGCGCCTTCGGCAACCTCTACAACGCCGAGGCCATTAAGACCAACCCCATGATCGCCGCCCACGGTGTCAAGATCCTGCACGGTCTGGACAGGGCTGTGAAGAACATGGACGACATCAAGGCCGTCTACTCCGAGCTGAGTGTCCTGCACTCCGAGAAGCTGCACGTCGACCCCGACAACTTCAGG CTGCTGGCTGACTGCCTCACCATCGTCATTGCCGCCAAGATGGGTCCCGCTTTCAACGCAGACACTCAGGCCGCCTTCCAGAAGTTCTTGGCCGTGGTGGTGTCCGCTCTCGGAAGGCAGTACCACTAA
- the zgc:163057 gene encoding hemoglobin subunit alpha-D-like: MLSNREKTLINEIWDRLTPAAEEIGSDALNRMFASYPGTKTYFSHLDISPGSPHLLSHGKKIVLAIVEGGKHIDQLTVALAPLQTFHAYQLRIDPTNFKLFSHCMLVTLACYMGEDFTPVVHAAMDKFLSAFAAVLAEKYR; this comes from the exons ATGCTGTCAAATAGGGAGAAGACGCTAATTAATGAAATATGGGATAGGCTGACTCCTGCGGCTGAAGAGATTGGGTCAGATGCGCTCAATAG GATGTTCGCCTCATATCCTGGCACCAAGACATACTTTTCCCATCTAGACATCAGTCCTGGCTCCCCGCACCTGCTCTCTCACGGGAAGAAGATTGTCCTGGCCATCGTGGAGGGAGGCAAGCACATCGACCAGCTGACCGTCGCCCTGGCTCCTCTGCAAACCTTTCACGCCTACCAGCTCCGGATAGACCCCACCAACTTCAAG CTGTTTTCACACTGTATGCTTGTGACCCTGGCCTGTTATATGGGCGAAGACTTCACACCGGTAGTACACGCCGCAATGGACAAGTTCCTGTCAGCGTTCGCAGCTGTGCTGGCTGAGAAATACAGATGA